Below is a genomic region from Persicimonas caeni.
TGGCCGCGGGCTCCGAGGTCCAGACCACCTGCAGCGCCCGCGAAGGCGCCGGCTACCTCGCCCGCGCCTCCCACTGGGAGACCGAGCGTGACATCGACGACTTCACCTTCCCGGCGATGTTCGCCCGCCGCGCCAAGCACTACAAAGAGAAGTACGGCGTGACCGACGAAGACATCGCTCACGTGACGGTCAAGGCGTACAAAAACGCCAACAAGAACCCGTACGCTCACATGCGCTCCATCGAGATGGACCTGGAGAGCGCCGCCAACGCCGGCGACCGCAACCCCCAGTTCCTGCGCAACGAAGAGCTCAAGCCGCACCTGAAAGTGAGCGACTGCTCGCAGGTCAGCGATGGCGCGGCCGCCATCATCCTGGCGACCGAAGAGGGCCTCGAGAAGCTGGGCATCGACAAGAGCGACACCATCGAGGTGCTCGCCTACGCTCAGGCGACCAGCCCGCTGGGCGACGTCGACGACTACACCGTGCTGAACAACACGATGCAGGCCGCCCAGCAGGTCTACGAGGAAGCCGGCCTCAAGCCGAGCGACATCAACGTGGCCGAAGTCCACGATTGCTTCGCGGTCACCGAGCTGCTGATGTACGAAGCGCTCGGCTTTGCCGACCCGGGCAAGGGCGCCGAGCTGGCTCGCGAAGGCGAGACCGGCATCGAGGGAAGCATCCCGGTCAACACCGGCGGTGGTCTTTTGGCCTTCGGTCACCCCGTGGGCGCCACCGGCGTCAAGCAGGTGCTCGAGATCTATCGTCAGATGAAAGGTCAGTGCGGCGACTACCAGATTCCGGAGACGCCCAAGTACGGCCTGACCGCCAACATGGGCGGCGACGACCGCACCACGGTGGCGATGGCGTTCGAGAACGTCGAGTAAGCAAAGCCTAGCTTTTCGGCGCCCCCCATCCGGCTCGCGCTGTACGACGCGCGAGGCGGATGGGGGGCCTCGCACTGCTACGCCTCACTCCCCTGAACTCCACCCAACCACCAACCTCTCCGCATGCGCCCGCGCTTCGGGCGTGTCGACGTCCTGCCACAGATGCGGCCCCACGTCCCAGAAGCAAAACGCATCCGCCGCGCACAACCTGCGCACTGCATCGGAGGTGTTGCAATCACCCCGTTCGGCCTTCTCGGCACGTAAGGCCTCGACGAAGCCGCCGCCGCACCAGAACAGCCCCACGTCGATCAGGTTGAAGACCTCGAGCTCCTTGCCGATGTCCTGGAACTCGCCGTTCGACACGGCGATTTTGTTGGCGTCGGGCATGTCGAAGATCGTGTCGAGCTTGTGGTCGACGCCGAGCATTCCTTCGATCGTGCCCGGCTCGACGGGCAAAAAGTCGCGCTCGATGCGCTCCATGAGCGCCGGGTCGAAGATGTGGTC
It encodes:
- a CDS encoding thiolase C-terminal domain-containing protein; the encoded protein is MKFRRKIYVVGGDLTTFIGKHHPDFIWKKHPDFGKKENPTLEELLTQAINGAFEKTGVDPEAIERGFIGNFAGELFSNQGHMGALAVRANEKLHGKPFTRLEGACASGGLAVAAGIDALNAGHDVVMAAGSEVQTTCSAREGAGYLARASHWETERDIDDFTFPAMFARRAKHYKEKYGVTDEDIAHVTVKAYKNANKNPYAHMRSIEMDLESAANAGDRNPQFLRNEELKPHLKVSDCSQVSDGAAAIILATEEGLEKLGIDKSDTIEVLAYAQATSPLGDVDDYTVLNNTMQAAQQVYEEAGLKPSDINVAEVHDCFAVTELLMYEALGFADPGKGAELAREGETGIEGSIPVNTGGGLLAFGHPVGATGVKQVLEIYRQMKGQCGDYQIPETPKYGLTANMGGDDRTTVAMAFENVE
- a CDS encoding phosphocholine cytidylyltransferase family protein yields the protein MSTVAQTETTHAVILAAGFGSRLAPEEGHKILAKIGGRSLLDYHLDNFARLGVEHLTVVTGYKNEALTEALESRSLPQGMQLRAAYNADFESSNGISVLAGVDAAVEALGADSALPFWLTMSDHIFDPALMERIERDFLPVEPGTIEGMLGVDHKLDTIFDMPDANKIAVSNGEFQDIGKELEVFNLIDVGLFWCGGGFVEALRAEKAERGDCNTSDAVRRLCAADAFCFWDVGPHLWQDVDTPEARAHAERLVVGWSSGE